A region of Paraburkholderia sp. BL23I1N1 DNA encodes the following proteins:
- a CDS encoding acyltransferase, producing the protein MNNRIAGFDGLRAIAVLMVFIQHRLFGDIGEIGHLGVWIFFALSGFLIIGILSAQRTRIEQNGSRFGAELKRFLFRRTLRIFPVYYLMLVVMCALMAFGMASPELASGMPFHFAYLSNFWIGSVLHYWPGRYSHLWSLAIEEQFYLVFAPLLLLVAARWHRAVCLVIVAVGLLSLLAMRAAHWQDVTVYTHPLTNFWLLALGGMGGLMIAGKESRLRNMLGHGMTLFVLSLCLLGFCATASTWSQLDNPLAFTTVNALYGVAIAALVCSIACCRNAVVIGLLETGWLVNLGRISYGFYLYHNLIPDLTRNRHAMAFFGGTVPMWAHVAGIVASFLISLTMAMLSWRLIEAPILRLKTRRAQADTTSRIAPQTAPPFVARNERALRKESAASDAT; encoded by the coding sequence ATGAACAACAGGATTGCAGGCTTCGACGGATTGCGCGCGATTGCGGTCCTGATGGTCTTTATTCAGCACCGTCTATTTGGTGACATTGGCGAGATCGGCCACCTCGGTGTATGGATCTTCTTTGCGCTGAGCGGCTTTCTGATTATCGGCATTCTGTCCGCGCAACGCACGCGCATCGAACAAAACGGCAGCCGGTTTGGCGCTGAACTGAAGCGCTTTCTGTTTCGCCGCACCTTGCGCATATTTCCGGTGTACTACCTGATGCTGGTGGTGATGTGCGCGCTCATGGCGTTCGGCATGGCGAGCCCTGAATTAGCGAGCGGCATGCCGTTTCATTTCGCGTATCTGTCGAACTTCTGGATCGGCTCCGTACTGCATTACTGGCCCGGGCGTTACTCGCATCTCTGGAGTCTTGCGATCGAGGAGCAGTTTTATCTCGTGTTTGCGCCGTTATTGCTGCTGGTTGCGGCGCGGTGGCATCGCGCGGTGTGTCTTGTGATCGTCGCGGTTGGACTGCTTTCGCTGCTGGCGATGCGTGCGGCACACTGGCAGGACGTCACCGTCTATACGCATCCGTTGACCAATTTCTGGCTGCTGGCGTTGGGCGGAATGGGCGGCCTGATGATCGCCGGGAAAGAGAGCCGCTTACGCAACATGCTCGGACATGGCATGACGCTGTTCGTGCTGAGTCTTTGTCTTCTAGGGTTTTGCGCGACTGCGTCGACGTGGAGTCAGTTAGACAATCCGCTTGCCTTCACGACGGTCAACGCCTTGTATGGCGTCGCTATCGCGGCGCTTGTGTGTTCGATTGCGTGCTGCCGCAACGCGGTCGTCATCGGTCTGCTCGAAACGGGCTGGCTCGTGAATTTGGGGCGTATCAGCTACGGCTTTTATCTCTATCACAACCTGATTCCAGACCTGACCCGCAACCGCCACGCCATGGCGTTCTTCGGCGGCACCGTCCCGATGTGGGCACACGTGGCCGGGATCGTCGCGTCGTTCCTGATTTCGCTGACGATGGCCATGCTGTCCTGGCGGTTGATCGAAGCGCCGATTCTTCGCTTGAAGACACGGCGCGCGCAGGCTGACACGACGAGTCGGATTGCCCCGCAAACAGCGCCTCCGTTTGTCGCTCGCAACGAGCGCGCATTGAGAAAGGAAAGCGCCGCTTCAGATGCCACTTGA
- a CDS encoding sulfite exporter TauE/SafE family protein, which yields MFHFSFANGVLGASLQTLSLYALLGIIAALLLGGMVKGVVSIGVPLVAMPILSQFMPIKEAVLLLSMPIILGNIPQALEGGDMLPTVRRIAAPLIGTVIGNIIGVSVLISLAPHRAQAAAGALLIVAALLLLLSPRLTLSSAWAKPAGFVLGFGAALMESIASVPGPLLAMYLIATGATGKAFTKQIAIILVVSIITLVATFSGGAHASLSDLVISACASVPVIAGMLLVRPLRDRLPPAAFRVLVLLFVLAAAAQMVWKSGIL from the coding sequence ATGTTTCATTTCAGTTTCGCCAACGGCGTGCTCGGCGCGAGCCTGCAGACGCTCAGCCTTTACGCGCTGCTTGGCATCATTGCCGCGCTGTTGCTGGGCGGGATGGTCAAGGGCGTAGTCAGTATCGGCGTACCGCTGGTGGCAATGCCGATTCTCAGCCAGTTCATGCCGATCAAAGAGGCCGTACTATTGCTGTCGATGCCGATCATTCTCGGCAATATTCCCCAGGCGCTGGAAGGCGGCGACATGCTGCCGACGGTCCGGCGGATTGCCGCACCGCTGATCGGCACGGTGATCGGCAATATCATCGGCGTGAGCGTATTGATTTCGCTGGCGCCGCATCGTGCGCAGGCCGCCGCGGGCGCGTTGCTGATCGTGGCAGCCCTGCTCCTGCTGCTTTCGCCGCGCCTTACGTTGTCATCGGCGTGGGCCAAACCAGCGGGCTTCGTGTTGGGATTCGGTGCCGCGTTGATGGAGAGCATCGCTTCAGTGCCCGGGCCTTTGCTGGCGATGTATTTGATCGCCACGGGCGCCACGGGGAAAGCCTTTACGAAGCAGATCGCGATCATCCTGGTGGTTTCGATCATCACGCTGGTTGCCACGTTTAGTGGCGGTGCGCACGCCAGCTTGAGCGATCTCGTCATTTCGGCTTGTGCGAGCGTGCCGGTGATCGCGGGAATGCTACTCGTGCGGCCGCTTAGGGACCGGCTGCCGCCGGCGGCGTTTCGGGTTCTGGTTCTGCTGTTCGTTCTGGCGGCCGCTGCGCAAATGGTCTGGAAATCGGGGATTTTATAA
- a CDS encoding AAA family ATPase → MKPGKNSLEKRRARKIAVGGGAVLIAVLLALSLWFYQQHEEQANPALTGIASQMRHDPSAWARDEKDASQMLRDIQDANVAAIGVSPNAILVSTRDGAKYFVTDHNATFSHALLLGEPKAGQAAPYQLVWLPDADIRTGASRWVPLFGFVRDTIGLLLPLLLIGGMVWFMRREMRGGASLLSKAPTLSFDDVIGAGEAKAALADIRGYLADPKQFTSMGVRAPCGILMVGGPGVGKTRLAQALAGECGANFISLTGSYFSAKYYGVGIQKVKHLFELARKNAPTVIFIDEADGLAKRTDTGGGPVEAESNRIINQLLAEMDGFASNEGVIIVAATNHPDNLDEALRRPGRFDRTVQVRLPDREDRAKIFRFYAERLKSKAADIDYDQLARLTTGLSPATVAMVVNQAGLVARKAGETEIASKHFMEAIKIARIGDVSGAERALSEDERTRIAVHEAGHGLVAALLGTGVLEEVTILPRGGALGVALITKAQDKHLYRETEIRNEIQVLLGGRNAEILTFSEASSGAASDLQEASRISLDMVSKFGFNRDGNLFSLAALPSQYAGLQMKSAIEHANVLLKELNELCYGLLHAYEPVLRAIADELLELETVPGETVYRLIKEHKSALKIVHEPAAA, encoded by the coding sequence ATGAAGCCGGGAAAGAACTCGCTTGAGAAAAGACGTGCACGCAAGATCGCCGTTGGGGGCGGTGCTGTACTCATCGCGGTGTTGCTCGCGTTGAGCCTGTGGTTTTATCAGCAGCATGAGGAGCAGGCGAACCCGGCGCTGACCGGTATCGCCAGTCAGATGCGCCACGATCCCTCGGCGTGGGCGCGCGACGAAAAAGACGCGTCGCAAATGTTGCGCGACATTCAGGACGCCAACGTGGCCGCGATCGGCGTGAGTCCCAACGCGATTCTGGTGTCGACGCGCGACGGCGCGAAGTACTTCGTCACCGACCATAACGCGACGTTTTCACACGCACTGCTGCTTGGCGAACCCAAAGCCGGCCAGGCCGCGCCCTATCAACTCGTATGGCTGCCCGACGCCGATATCCGCACTGGCGCGTCGCGTTGGGTTCCGCTATTCGGCTTCGTGCGCGACACGATCGGCCTGCTGTTGCCGCTGCTGCTGATCGGCGGCATGGTGTGGTTCATGCGCCGCGAGATGAGAGGCGGCGCGTCGCTTCTCAGCAAGGCGCCCACGCTGAGTTTCGATGACGTGATCGGCGCGGGTGAAGCAAAGGCGGCGCTCGCCGACATCCGCGGCTATCTGGCCGATCCGAAACAATTCACGTCGATGGGCGTGCGTGCACCGTGCGGGATTCTGATGGTCGGCGGACCCGGCGTCGGTAAGACGCGGCTGGCCCAGGCGCTCGCCGGCGAATGCGGCGCGAACTTCATTTCGCTCACCGGCAGCTATTTCAGCGCGAAGTACTACGGCGTCGGCATCCAGAAGGTCAAACACCTGTTCGAACTCGCGCGCAAGAATGCGCCCACGGTCATCTTCATCGACGAGGCCGACGGCCTCGCCAAGCGCACGGATACCGGTGGCGGTCCCGTTGAAGCCGAGAGCAACCGCATCATCAATCAGTTGCTGGCGGAAATGGATGGCTTTGCTTCCAACGAAGGCGTAATCATCGTTGCGGCGACCAACCATCCTGACAATCTGGACGAGGCGTTGAGGCGGCCTGGCCGCTTCGATCGCACGGTGCAGGTCCGCTTGCCCGACCGCGAAGACCGCGCAAAAATTTTCCGCTTCTACGCGGAGAGGCTGAAGTCGAAGGCCGCGGACATCGACTACGACCAGCTTGCTCGCCTGACCACGGGCCTGTCTCCGGCAACCGTCGCCATGGTCGTGAATCAGGCCGGGCTGGTCGCGCGCAAAGCCGGCGAGACGGAAATCGCTTCGAAGCATTTCATGGAGGCGATCAAGATTGCGCGCATCGGCGACGTCAGCGGCGCCGAACGGGCACTGAGCGAGGACGAACGCACGCGTATCGCGGTGCATGAAGCGGGGCACGGTCTGGTTGCCGCGCTGCTCGGTACCGGCGTACTGGAAGAAGTCACGATCCTGCCGCGTGGCGGCGCATTGGGTGTCGCGCTCATCACGAAGGCGCAGGACAAGCACCTGTACCGTGAGACTGAAATTCGCAACGAAATTCAGGTTTTGCTCGGCGGACGCAACGCGGAAATTCTCACGTTCTCCGAAGCGTCGAGCGGCGCTGCGTCGGATCTGCAGGAGGCGTCACGCATCAGCCTCGACATGGTGTCGAAGTTCGGCTTCAATCGCGACGGCAATCTGTTCAGCCTCGCGGCATTGCCGTCGCAGTACGCAGGCCTGCAAATGAAGAGCGCGATCGAACACGCCAACGTGCTGCTCAAGGAGTTGAACGAGCTGTGCTACGGCTTGCTGCACGCTTATGAGCCTGTCTTGCGCGCCATTGCCGATGAACTGCTCGAACTGGAGACTGTTCCTGGTGAAACCGTTTACCGGCTGATCAAGGAACATAAGAGCGCGCTGAAGATCGTGCATGAGCCGGCTGCGGCCTGA
- a CDS encoding AraC family transcriptional regulator — MNQRTLPPHLAAAAAAESRSVISASRFSTHALTAEEQFLAWRQRVGHVVDAPPSKERIARGFRGEIDLYAVGGMVFTDCSTDAMLLERSVARVSTDSRRDYVFQLFVEGEVGHVTGMRKKRSATGSVQGIVAFDLNQPFRAERPECRLLSLFVPSTIVDEALGDGAALHGRIIQQGSPLTGLVLDHLVAVAREIPTLGPDAAADALHAGAQLLIATFRKEARLAGASRAALQAAVMGQVRRYIDANLHQGDLTPTSVVQALQLKRATIYRWFEHDGGLGAYIRNRRLREAADELVRFPHLQVTEIAYGLGFQSASDFTRAFRRAFDMSPQDMRMRALDLQYRHAEKLTSAAAGHRQGAHPALWPREMPSAQQA, encoded by the coding sequence ATGAATCAGCGCACATTGCCGCCGCACCTGGCCGCTGCAGCCGCAGCCGAATCGCGCTCCGTCATTTCCGCGAGCCGCTTCAGCACGCATGCGCTCACAGCCGAGGAACAATTTCTGGCCTGGCGCCAGCGCGTGGGCCACGTGGTCGACGCGCCGCCGTCGAAGGAACGGATCGCCAGGGGATTTCGCGGTGAGATCGACCTGTATGCGGTCGGCGGGATGGTGTTTACGGACTGCAGCACCGACGCCATGCTGCTGGAACGGTCGGTGGCGCGCGTCTCGACCGACTCGCGGCGCGACTACGTCTTCCAACTGTTCGTGGAAGGCGAAGTCGGCCATGTGACGGGGATGCGCAAGAAACGCAGTGCGACGGGCTCGGTGCAGGGCATCGTCGCGTTCGATCTGAACCAGCCGTTCCGGGCCGAGCGCCCCGAATGCCGGCTTCTGAGCCTGTTCGTGCCGTCCACGATCGTGGACGAGGCATTGGGCGACGGCGCCGCGCTTCACGGCCGGATTATCCAGCAGGGTTCGCCGCTGACCGGCCTCGTGCTCGACCACCTGGTGGCGGTCGCGAGAGAAATCCCCACGCTCGGCCCGGACGCCGCGGCAGACGCATTGCATGCCGGCGCCCAGTTGCTGATCGCCACCTTCCGCAAGGAGGCGCGCCTGGCAGGCGCGAGCCGGGCGGCGCTGCAGGCTGCCGTAATGGGACAGGTGCGGCGCTACATCGATGCCAATCTGCACCAGGGCGACCTCACGCCGACCAGCGTGGTGCAGGCGTTACAGCTCAAACGCGCCACGATCTATCGCTGGTTCGAGCATGACGGCGGGCTTGGCGCCTACATCCGCAATCGCCGGTTGCGGGAAGCGGCGGACGAGCTAGTCCGTTTCCCGCATCTCCAGGTGACGGAAATCGCCTACGGACTCGGTTTCCAGAGCGCATCCGATTTCACCCGCGCATTTCGCCGTGCTTTCGACATGAGCCCGCAGGATATGCGGATGCGCGCATTGGACCTGCAGTACCGACATGCGGAGAAGCTTACGTCGGCGGCTGCGGGGCACCGGCAAGGCGCGCATCCGGCGCTTTGGCCTCGGGAAATGCCTTCAGCGCAACAAGCGTGA
- a CDS encoding MFS transporter — MQTAAPKAAQPSPAELRRIVTAIVIGNGFVAYDFTVYSFSAVIIGNLFFPSSNPASSLLLSLATFGAGFVMRPLGAIMIGHIADSRGRKAGLTVSLILMTVGTWLIACLPGYASIGPAAAVLMVLARLMQGLAAGGEIGPASASLMESIAYRHRCFMVSWRGASQGAAAFAAALVGASTTALLSPTAMHDWGWRVPFVLGGLIGPVGWYLRRRMPVDAPLQRASFSPKFGPRRIFTEHPRAFVCGLLMMAAPSVGIYLTVFYMPAYLVRTLHRPAAISLLTACLSGLVILVVTPLVARAADRCASRKTLQYVALAASLAAAWPAFWALTHGVGDVAALIIITAYVALAVNNAGPSSVLMMEAFPAHRRAAGISVIYSFGVVLFGGFSPFLVTWLITWTGDPMIPAWYLMAATLLTLVALKAFPEAKAPDARLAGAPQPPT, encoded by the coding sequence ATGCAAACTGCTGCCCCGAAAGCGGCTCAACCGTCCCCCGCAGAACTCAGGCGTATCGTCACGGCCATTGTTATCGGTAACGGTTTCGTGGCGTATGACTTCACCGTCTACAGCTTTTCCGCCGTCATCATCGGCAATCTGTTCTTTCCATCGAGTAATCCCGCGTCTTCGCTGTTGCTCTCGCTTGCCACCTTCGGCGCGGGCTTCGTGATGCGCCCGCTTGGCGCGATCATGATCGGCCATATCGCCGACAGTCGGGGCCGCAAGGCCGGCCTCACGGTATCGCTCATCCTCATGACCGTGGGTACATGGCTGATCGCGTGCCTGCCGGGCTATGCGTCGATCGGCCCTGCGGCGGCGGTGTTGATGGTGCTCGCGCGCCTGATGCAGGGGCTCGCGGCAGGCGGGGAGATCGGGCCGGCGTCGGCTTCGCTGATGGAGTCGATTGCCTACCGGCACCGGTGTTTCATGGTGAGCTGGCGCGGCGCGAGCCAGGGAGCGGCCGCCTTCGCCGCCGCACTGGTCGGGGCGAGCACGACGGCGCTGCTGTCGCCCACTGCGATGCATGACTGGGGATGGCGCGTTCCGTTCGTGCTAGGCGGGCTGATTGGGCCGGTTGGCTGGTATTTGCGCCGCCGGATGCCGGTGGACGCGCCGCTGCAGCGGGCGAGTTTCAGCCCGAAATTCGGCCCGCGGCGCATCTTTACCGAGCACCCGCGTGCCTTCGTCTGTGGCCTCCTGATGATGGCGGCGCCTTCAGTGGGCATCTACCTCACTGTCTTCTACATGCCGGCCTATCTGGTTCGCACGCTGCATCGGCCGGCGGCAATCAGTCTTTTGACGGCTTGCCTGTCCGGCCTCGTGATCCTCGTGGTGACGCCGCTCGTGGCGCGCGCGGCCGACCGTTGCGCCAGCCGCAAGACGCTGCAATACGTGGCGCTCGCGGCCTCGCTCGCGGCCGCATGGCCGGCATTCTGGGCGCTGACCCATGGCGTGGGCGATGTCGCCGCGCTGATTATCATCACGGCGTATGTGGCGCTTGCAGTCAACAACGCCGGCCCGAGTTCGGTGCTGATGATGGAAGCCTTTCCAGCGCATCGGCGTGCCGCCGGAATTTCAGTGATTTACAGCTTCGGCGTTGTTCTGTTCGGTGGATTTTCGCCGTTCCTCGTGACGTGGCTGATCACCTGGACGGGCGATCCGATGATTCCCGCGTGGTATCTGATGGCCGCGACCCTGCTCACGCTTGTTGCGCTGAAGGCATTTCCCGAGGCCAAAGCGCCGGATGCGCGCCTTGCCGGTGCCCCGCAGCCGCCGACGTAA